In Hirundo rustica isolate bHirRus1 chromosome 2, bHirRus1.pri.v3, whole genome shotgun sequence, one genomic interval encodes:
- the EIF1AX gene encoding eukaryotic translation initiation factor 1A, X-chromosomal has translation MPKNKGKGGKNRRRGKNENESEKRELVFKEDGQEYAQVIKMLGNGRLEALCFDGVKRLCHIRGKLRKKVWINTSDIILIGLRDYQDNKADVILKYNADEARSLKAYGELPEHAKINETDTFGPGDDDEIQFDDIGDDDEDIDDI, from the exons ATGCCTAAGAATAAAG GCAAAGGAGGTAAAAACAGGCGACGAGGTAAGAATGAGAATGAATCAGAAAAAAGAGAACTGGTGTTCAAAGAAGATGGGCAAG AATATGCCCAGGTGATCAAGATGTTAGGCAATGGAAGACTGGAGGCATTATGTTTTGATGGTGTGAAGAGGTTATGTCATATTAGAGGGAAGCTAAGAAAAAAG GTCTGGATAAATACATCTGATATTATACTGATTGGCTTAAGAGACTACCAG GATAACAAGGCTGATGTTATTCTAAAATACAATGCAGATGAAGCCAGAAGCCTGAAAGCATATGGGGAGCTTCCAGAACATG CTAAAATCAATGAAACAGACACATTTGGTCCTGGAGATGATGATGAAATCCAGTTTGATGATATTGGAGATGATGATGAAGATATTGATGAT